TTTGAGCAAATATATAGAGTTAAGTATTAAAAAAGATAAGTTTTTAACTATAAAGATAAAAAACAGAGCACCGCATAATATTTTTTTACATCCTATGAGAGTTGCTGCTTTAAAGGTAACTATAACAAATAAGGGAAAAAAAATAGCAGAGTTTGAGAAGAGATTTTTAAAGATTTACGGCAAAAACGGTAAGAAAGCTCCACTTTGGGAGGCTACTGAGATTTTAAAAGATACTACGTTAAAAGCAAAAGAGAGTAAAAATGTGACTTTTGAGTATATTCCTAAAGAAAAAGACGTTATAAAAGTTGAATTTGGATTTTATATTATAAATCCCGTTTTAGCTAAAAAACTAGATTTAAAAGAGTTTTCAGATTTTAAAGTTTTACGAACAGTTATCTTTTAAACTGTTCGATAAATTCGCTGATATCTTCATAAAGTGCTTGTAAATCTTCTTCATGCTCAACTTCATCGGCTAAAATGGAAGATACTATATCATAGGTCACTATATCTTTTCCTTGAGTCATTTCAGCCAATTTAGAGTAGATATCAATTGCACACTGCTCACCTTTGATGGCTTGGTCCAATATGTTTAAAACATCAGGATTTGTAGGGGCTTCATAACTGCAGTTTGCATAAGAAAACCAATCTTTTGGATGAAGTAAAGGTGTTCCACCAAGCTGTAAAATCCTATCTGCTATCATAGTTGCATGTCTAAGCTCATCTGCCGCATGTTGATTTAGTTCTGCTACAACTGAATCTTTCATAATACCTTTTATTACTTTAGACTCTATAAAATATTGATAATATGCCAACCATTCGTCAGCATATGCTTTGCTTAAAAGTGCAATAACTTCATTTGCATCAATTCCTTTTAGTATACTTATACCTTTTCTTGCCATTTTTCTCTCCTATTTTATTATTGTTTAACAGACAAAAATTAAAGGAAAAAATTTA
This Nitrosophilus labii DNA region includes the following protein-coding sequences:
- a CDS encoding ferritin-like domain-containing protein — translated: MARKGISILKGIDANEVIALLSKAYADEWLAYYQYFIESKVIKGIMKDSVVAELNQHAADELRHATMIADRILQLGGTPLLHPKDWFSYANCSYEAPTNPDVLNILDQAIKGEQCAIDIYSKLAEMTQGKDIVTYDIVSSILADEVEHEEDLQALYEDISEFIEQFKR